A section of the Micromonas commoda chromosome 14, complete sequence genome encodes:
- a CDS encoding predicted protein, protein MLRAAALRALSGALASTSARSGAMRSFATCGASRATGGRPGDDDGHDPFGDCTSSGWEGTEGADADADAAGGSTARTHPTTHDDGWEANFEDLMAMEDSYGSGVEDLSTAAMEMANARMAEQKRLQEEMRRLRGIQPGDRVRVRVRHGAPYPDPIKRYHYTSPFGGAGLGHDPSARGKGATAADADDNHDAPGGGDDEGGQRESSKGIASKGDAATGTTTKGDAARRWKIVVEIGYVVCTRGDRVGVKRNGHPEDTETSFPTYPKSWVEVLNVGEMWDIKTGPRNLGAFASEEDYAQAQAAWAEATNFGNDAGAPSGRAKAAER, encoded by the coding sequence atgttgcgcgcggcggcgcttcgcgcgctctccggcgcgctcgcgtcgacgtccgcgaggagcggcgcGATGCGATCGTTCGCGACCTGCGGAgcctcccgcgcgaccggcgggcggcccggcgacgacgacgggcacgaTCCTTTCGGAGACTGCACGTCGAGCGGGTGGGAGGGcaccgagggcgcggacgccgacgccgacgccgccgggggatCCACCGCTCGGACCCACCCGACGACGCACGACGACGGTTGGGAGGCCAACTTCGAGGACCTCATGGCCATGGAGGACTCCTACGGAagcggcgtcgaggatctcAGCACCGCCGCCATGGAGATGGCAAACGCGCGCATGGCTGAGCAGAAGCGCCTGCAGGAGGAGATGCGCCGTCTCAGGGGGATTCAACCGGGAGACAGGGTCCGCGTGCGGGTCAGGCACGGAGCGCCGTACCCGGATCCCATCAAGCGGTACCACTACACGTCGCCGTTCGGGGGAGCGGGACTGGGCCAcgatccgtcggcgcgcggcaaGGGCGCAACCgcagccgacgccgacgacaacCACGatgcgccgggcggcggcgacgatgagggCGGCCAAAGGGAATCGTCAAAGGGAATCGCGTCCaaaggcgacgccgcgacggggacgacgacaaagggcgacgccgcgcggcggtggaagaTCGTGGTGGAGATTGGCTACGTCGTGTGCACGCGCGGGGACAGGGTCGGGGTGAAACGGAACGGACACCCCGAAGACACCGAGACGTCTTTCCCCACGTACCCGAAGTCGTGGGTTGAGGTGCTCAACGTGGGAGAGATGTGGGACATCAAGACGGGCCCGCGgaacctcggcgcgttcgcgagcgaggaggattacgcgcaggcgcaggcggcgtgggcggaggcgacgaacTTTGGaaacgacgcgggcgctccGTCGGGCCGAgccaaagccgccgagcGATGA
- a CDS encoding predicted protein, with the protein MERQRGTFLTNDGVRLAYEYAGVGFGKANTGDSPIVLVHGWSGSMHYFDNSFSHILAGRNRPPMVVRYDLRGHGESEKPSFGYMISRFAADLRDLLDHLELDNVTLVGTSMGCAIIWSYLALFGEGRVKCGVFVDQAPLQNRAPDWELGSRGCYDIASLTRLQELLKYDYVGFAKGNARSCLSTEIDPAHERLLIAETLKAHPEGLGQIMADHTAIDWRPYLRRVRVPCLVLAGGRSQIFPLEGVKECGRLIAASTVVVFEREDHWLYVEDFLRFAELVCDFACHGELTEGDGAPPRVPDPEPIRAGRSSRPGTGASVDSRFVQDMLDLAVADPATYTATRSPSSRPPTNGSPRVSNMGPRVAGRAATPRGLPGTYKKPELSTLDTLALEAELEKRRRAAGGSSGGGGGSRPTTGGSQRSMPLDQQNAAAIDPVAEGLPGSKMPAAP; encoded by the coding sequence ATGGAGAGGCAGCGCGGAACGTTCCTGAccaacgacggcgtccgcctcgcgtATGAgtacgcgggcgtcggcttCGGCAAGGCCAACACCGGCGACTCCCCGATCGTGCTCGTCCACGGCTGGAGCGGCTCCATGCACTACTTCGACAACTCCTTCTCGCACATCCTCGCGGGGCGGAATCGGCCCCCCATGGTGGTGAGGTACGACCTGCGCGGCCACGGCGAATCCGAGAAGCCGTCGTTCGGGTACATGATCTCTCggttcgccgcggatctCCGGGACCTGCTCGATCACCTCGAGCTGGACAACGTCACCCTGGTGGGCACGTCCATGGGGTGCGCGATAATCTGGAGCTAcctcgcgctcttcggcgaggggcgcgtgAAGTGCGGGGTGTTCGTGGATCAGGCGCCGCTGCAGAACCGCGCGCCGGACTGGGAGCTCGGCAGCCGCGGCTGCTACGACATCGCGTCCCTCACCAGGCTCCAGGAGCTCCTCAAGTACGATTACGTCGGGTTCGCCAAGGGCAACGCGCGATCGTGCCTCAGCACCGAGATCGATCCCGCGCACGAGCGACTGCTCATCGCGGAGACGCTCAAGGCGCACCCGGAAGGTTTGGGGCAGATCATGGCGGACCACACCGCCATCGACTGGCGCCCGTACctccgacgcgtgcgcgtcccgTGCCTGGTCCTCGCCGGGGGACGGTCGCAGATCTTCCCGCTGGAGGGCGTGAAAGAGTGCGGGcggctcatcgccgcgtccaccgtcgtcgtctttgAACGCGAAGATCACTGGCTCTACGTCGAGGATTTCTTGCGattcgccgagctcgtgtgCGACTTCGCGTGCCACGGGGAGCTCACCGAAGGGGACggcgcccccccgcgcgtgccGGATCCCGAGCCGATCCGGGCCGGTCGATCGTCCcggccggggacgggcgctTCGGTGGATTCGCGATTCGTTCAAGACAtgctcgacctcgccgtggcggaccccgcgacgtacaccgcgacgcggtcgccgtcgtccagaCCCCCGACCAACGGCTCACCGCGGGTGTCGAACATGGGCCCGAGGgtcgccggtcgcgccgccacgccgcggggACTACCGGGGACGTACAAAAAGCCGGAGTTGTCGACGCTGgacacgctcgcgctcgaggcggagctcgagaagaggaggcgggcggcgggcgggtccagcggcggtggcggtggtagcaggccgacgacgggggggAGCCAGAGGAGTATGCCGCTGGATCAGcagaacgcggcggcgattgatCCGGTGGCGGAGGGACTCCCGGGATCCAAgatgcccgccgcgccgtga
- a CDS encoding predicted protein — protein sequence MSSKSAAKTRTMVLDTHDANMFVTGDKPALPAPRSSRGSQSVTVNSTARSSRAASTRARAPPPKYAASLTGLPSEGGVTRKVGEQSNRDWAIMSRFEMEVYARQQAEIKAQERRAVVAQRRELDQQMSLIERKKQRAKEEKAAMAATVAADVERFKREEEAKRERQRSANEAVRAEQSAIMAAVESRRLEAEAAKRAEEEAALVEITRQLEQERLEKAAKVEKLKKDAAVTMAFNREQDAIKARALRAEAEEDARKQAEYDALLEAQERQRAAALEEFHAKIAARAGKAGEAATAAREIKEREERDRNLRIQREKDAAQAQKDALAAAKRREATSAQLEMLELQLAMKAEERQRRREEGERFARETANQIAAAESADRAAAAERRAKAVANRLALEAQMTEKSERAKLAHDDFMDETELRMNTAILTQARAVVLNGEEF from the coding sequence ATGTCGTCCAAGTCCGCCGCGAAGACCCGTACCATGGTGCTGGACACCCACGACGCGAACATGTTCGTCACCGGCGACAAACCCGCgctgcccgcgccgcggtcctcgcgagGCTCCCAATCCGTCACGGTCAACTcaaccgcgcggtcgtcccgcgccgcctcgacccgagcgcgcgcgccgcctcccaagtacgccgcctccctcacCGGCCTGCCctccgagggcggcgtcacTCGCAAGGTTGGCGAGCAGTCCAACAGGGACTGGGCGATCATGTCGCGCTTCGAGATGGAAGTGTACGCGAGGCAGCAGGCGGAGATCAAAGCGCAGGAGCggcgagccgtcgtcgcgcaacgacgcgagctcgaccAGCAGATGTCCCTCATCGAGCGCAAGAAGCAacgcgccaaggaggagaaagccgcgatggccgccacggtcgccgcggacgtggagcGGTTCaagcgggaggaggaggcgaagcggGAGCGTCAACGAAGCGCCAACGAggcggttcgcgccgagcaATCCGCAATCAtggccgcggtggagagtcggaggctcgaggcggaggcggcgaaacgcgcggaagaggaggcggcgctcgtcgagatCACGCGGCAGCTCGAGCAGGAGCGGCTcgagaaggcggccaaggttgagaagctcaagaaggacgccgcggtgacaATGGCTTTTAACCGTGAGCAGGACGCGATCAAGGCCAGGGCGCTccgggccgaggcggaggaggatgcgCGGAAGCAGGCGGAAtacgacgccctcctcgaagCCCAGGAGcgccaacgcgccgccgcgctcgaggagttcCACGCCAAGATcgctgcgcgcgcgggcaaggctggcgaggcggccaccgcggcgagggagattaaggaacgcgaggaacgcgaccGGAACCTCCGGATCCAGCgcgagaaggacgccgcgcaggcgcagaaggacgcgctcgccgcggcgaagcgacgcgaggcgacgtccgcgcagCTGGAGATGCTTGAGCTGCAGCTCGCGATGAAGGCTGAGGAgcgccaacggcgacgggaggaaGGGGAGCGGTTcgcgagggagacggcgaATCAGattgcggcggcggagtcaGCGgaccgagccgcggcggcggagcgacgAGCGAAAGCGGTGGCCAATCggctcgcgctggaggcgcaGATGACGGAGAAGtcggagcgcgcgaagcTGGCGCACGACGACTTCATGGACGAGACGGAGCTCCGGATGAACACCGCCATCTTGACCCAGGCTCGCGCGGTTGTCCTGAACGGCGAAGAGTTTTGA
- a CDS encoding predicted protein has protein sequence MGKSRRRSKKGDDEPMTVAAPSGGGDDGGWLTGSAITAMAEDTEGADANANAAAPTQHRALTAGLAKLKKRTVLRGVTKRKNKAIARGIAHADRKEVKAKKKVARRGLRLEGKQLY, from the coding sequence ATGGGTAAGAGCCGACGAAGGAGCAAGAAGGGAGACGATGAGCCGAtgacggtcgccgcgccgtccggcggcggcgacgacggcggatggCTCACCGGTTCGGCGATaacggcgatggcggaggacaccgagggcgcggacgcgaacgcaaatgcggcggcgccgacgcaaCACagggcgctcaccgcgggtcTCGCCAAGCTGAAGAAACGGACCGTGCTGAGGGGCGTGACCAAGCGCAAGAACAaggccatcgcgcggggcatcgcgcacgcggacaggaaggaggtcaaggcgaagaagaaggtcGCCAGGCGGGGACTCAGGCTCGAAGGCAAACAGCTGTACTGA